Proteins from a genomic interval of Paenibacillus sp. RC334:
- a CDS encoding DUF6531 domain-containing protein: MFKRYICSLLCVAMLLGPWSTWSTWAYGEEGKGEAAASQASSSSTPQIITRAWLAQQTGKDQAWINTQLSKGYTLYDIYKAWQKDGGENSLPEQSPALWVQQNGLELSTKAKMEPSKEPAELKAGEKPVQDEVVNPKPLDKGEEPSLVPETTEAGIPSLPSVHDSVYAPIPEENGLIGQALLKQSLLQVSAATDVYAPLDQAALAQSRLSDDTSRYGLDYGDNSVSTASGQLVVQNTDLVLPGSLPFALTRVYNSSLANNQIGVQQNEGGIYKHKCHPRGGSSFKSGTRLEMGSSTYAETGR, encoded by the coding sequence ATGTGTGGCAATGTTGCTGGGTCCATGGAGTACATGGAGTACATGGGCATATGGAGAGGAAGGGAAAGGAGAGGCAGCGGCTTCTCAGGCTTCTTCGTCTTCCACTCCACAGATTATTACCAGAGCATGGCTTGCACAGCAAACGGGTAAGGATCAGGCTTGGATCAATACACAGTTATCCAAGGGCTATACTTTATATGATATTTATAAAGCATGGCAAAAAGATGGTGGGGAAAACTCATTACCGGAACAAAGTCCTGCCTTGTGGGTACAGCAAAATGGGCTTGAATTGAGCACAAAAGCGAAGATGGAACCGTCCAAGGAGCCGGCTGAACTAAAGGCAGGTGAAAAGCCCGTTCAGGATGAAGTGGTGAATCCCAAACCGCTGGATAAGGGTGAGGAACCATCGCTGGTCCCTGAGACGACTGAGGCAGGTATACCATCCTTACCCAGCGTACATGATTCCGTGTATGCACCGATTCCAGAAGAAAACGGCCTGATCGGGCAGGCTTTACTTAAACAAAGCTTGCTACAGGTATCTGCTGCAACAGATGTGTATGCTCCTTTGGATCAGGCAGCGCTTGCACAAAGCAGGTTAAGTGATGATACTTCGCGTTATGGGCTGGATTACGGTGACAACAGTGTATCCACCGCTTCTGGACAGCTTGTTGTTCAAAATACGGACCTCGTGCTGCCAGGGTCATTGCCCTTTGCACTGACTCGTGTGTACAACAGTTCATTGGCCAATAACCAGATTGGTGTGCAGCAAAATGAGGGGGGCATATACAAACACAAGTGCCATCCGCGAGGAGGAAGCAGCTTCAAGTCTGGGACGAGGCTGGAAATGGGATCTTCCACATATGCAGAAACAGGACGGTAA
- a CDS encoding polymorphic toxin-type HINT domain-containing protein — MTTIRPEKDAKRKTESYVYDALGRVTKVTYPNGTQTVVVYKDDTNDVTVTGPDGVSAERLYNPFGQLLQQQVDDAIYGYGYDDHGDMVESTDAEQATTRYAYDAFGRPVKATYADGTADTVAYHAVNRTVTYTDAAGYRVREVSDALGRVTSTQEANNGSFQPLESFAYNHAGRVTSRTDGNGQRMTYDYDALGQMTSVTDPSGQKTSYMYDLAGNLKTVQYPDGQKNLYSYDELGRRMLLEKSSGGTTLNIYDTDGNITRMLTGKSQAITFEYNTNGLVTEAAGPDFKTNYTYDLAGRRTSMTDGQGMTSYAYDPANGALTGLKYPDGTQITYEYNKQSRTGYVLTDGAGTSMHVQSKLDSLGQVTQMDVSSGAGTAGVQSLAGASAATGGSLDRMTFEYAPNGLLKSQASSRGLSTRFSYNGLDLSGVTVEQGGAALHQFGYERDGNKNIIGRTQNGTTDQFGYDPSNRMASEAAGEKNKTYGYDPNGNRSAEGSGKVFGMENASYGYDSVSRLTHVSGEGKEVGYSYNGDGLLYERTEGGKTTRYYYDEEAKLMAEAEVEGGTPKITYAYVYDLSGQLWARQDKSSGQLQYYQLNGHGDVVGLSDSLGKELNSYSYDIWGGPKTVKETVPNVLRYAGEYWDDTTGLQYLRARWYDPGTARFMGEDTYQGEMSDPQSLNWYAYVANNPLIYVDPSGHSFETLDYQELRILLNDARVRTNSTKNKDYQVYKDFIRKRYDFVSIFGGANQYNYLYDLLTGTSGYKNSAGKSDWARGQLLSAYQNWTDAEVLGIAAMGMIGDVKVGGKGSKVKSSRGCNCFTAGTKVQTDEGEKNIEDITVGDKVLSKNEETGEVGYKEVTATFNHETGTDEIYKIHVGDQVIESTFNHPFWVDGQGWTFVKDLQVGDLLVQSDGNKLKIESIELEHEQATVYNMTVDEFHTYFVSDLGIWVHNTNCSYKDITVGKSVRNISTDVTRTDFEKSLLNDGWKKAVSKDGKVSIYSKDGARYTVRDTSNQGQQTAEFWAKGASEVTTKVRLGSPK, encoded by the coding sequence ATGACTACTATCCGACCGGAGAAAGATGCCAAGCGCAAAACGGAGTCCTATGTGTATGACGCGTTGGGGCGTGTAACGAAGGTTACTTATCCGAATGGCACTCAAACGGTTGTGGTATACAAGGATGATACGAACGATGTCACCGTCACCGGACCGGATGGCGTGAGTGCTGAAAGACTGTATAACCCATTCGGACAGCTGCTCCAGCAACAGGTGGACGATGCGATCTACGGATATGGTTATGATGATCATGGAGATATGGTCGAAAGCACGGATGCCGAACAAGCCACCACTCGCTACGCCTACGATGCTTTTGGACGGCCTGTGAAGGCGACCTATGCGGATGGAACAGCAGATACCGTGGCGTATCATGCGGTGAATCGAACGGTCACTTATACGGATGCAGCTGGTTATCGTGTGCGTGAGGTATCGGATGCTTTAGGCCGTGTGACTTCCACTCAAGAAGCTAACAATGGCTCCTTTCAGCCGCTGGAGTCGTTCGCTTACAATCATGCGGGTAGGGTCACTAGCCGGACGGACGGTAACGGCCAACGTATGACCTATGATTACGATGCACTGGGACAAATGACCTCCGTCACAGATCCATCTGGACAAAAGACCAGCTATATGTATGATCTGGCTGGAAATTTGAAGACCGTTCAGTATCCTGACGGGCAAAAGAATCTGTACTCGTATGATGAGCTGGGCAGACGCATGCTGCTGGAGAAATCCAGTGGAGGAACGACGCTAAATATTTACGATACGGATGGCAATATCACCCGTATGCTGACAGGGAAATCGCAAGCGATCACTTTTGAATATAATACGAACGGGCTGGTTACGGAAGCGGCGGGACCAGATTTTAAAACAAATTATACCTATGACCTTGCGGGACGCCGAACCAGCATGACAGATGGGCAGGGAATGACCTCCTATGCCTATGATCCAGCAAATGGGGCGTTGACCGGACTGAAATACCCGGACGGCACGCAAATAACCTACGAGTACAACAAGCAGTCTCGCACAGGCTATGTGCTGACCGATGGTGCTGGTACGTCTATGCACGTTCAATCCAAGCTGGATAGTTTGGGCCAAGTGACTCAAATGGACGTTAGCAGTGGAGCAGGGACAGCGGGCGTACAGAGTCTGGCAGGAGCGAGTGCTGCTACGGGTGGTTCACTGGATCGTATGACATTTGAGTATGCACCGAATGGGTTGCTGAAAAGTCAGGCTTCAAGCCGAGGGCTAAGTACGCGATTCAGCTATAACGGACTGGATTTGTCCGGAGTTACGGTGGAGCAAGGCGGTGCGGCATTGCACCAATTTGGGTATGAGCGGGATGGGAATAAAAACATCATCGGACGTACACAAAACGGAACCACGGATCAATTTGGATATGACCCGTCAAACCGAATGGCCAGCGAAGCCGCAGGTGAGAAGAACAAGACCTACGGCTATGATCCGAATGGAAACCGAAGCGCCGAAGGCAGCGGCAAAGTGTTCGGTATGGAAAACGCCAGTTATGGCTATGATTCCGTCAGTCGTCTGACCCATGTGAGCGGTGAAGGAAAAGAGGTCGGATACAGCTATAACGGAGACGGGCTGCTGTACGAGCGTACGGAGGGTGGCAAAACGACCCGGTATTACTACGATGAAGAAGCGAAGCTAATGGCAGAAGCTGAGGTCGAAGGTGGAACGCCGAAGATCACGTATGCCTACGTGTATGACTTGTCCGGTCAACTGTGGGCGAGACAAGACAAGTCAAGCGGACAGCTGCAATATTATCAGTTGAATGGCCACGGTGATGTGGTGGGCCTGAGTGATAGCTTGGGTAAGGAGCTGAACAGCTACAGCTACGACATCTGGGGCGGCCCGAAGACGGTGAAAGAGACTGTTCCGAACGTGCTGCGCTACGCTGGCGAGTATTGGGATGATACGACCGGACTCCAGTATTTGCGCGCACGTTGGTACGATCCGGGCACAGCCCGTTTTATGGGTGAAGATACGTATCAGGGCGAGATGAGCGATCCGCAGAGCTTGAACTGGTATGCGTATGTAGCGAATAATCCGTTAATTTATGTTGATCCAAGTGGACATTCTTTTGAGACCCTTGATTATCAAGAACTTCGGATACTATTAAATGATGCAAGAGTTAGAACGAATTCCACAAAAAATAAGGATTATCAGGTATACAAGGACTTCATACGAAAACGATACGATTTTGTGTCCATTTTTGGAGGAGCAAACCAGTATAATTACTTATACGACCTGTTAACGGGAACGAGTGGCTATAAGAATAGTGCAGGCAAGTCAGATTGGGCAAGAGGACAGTTGTTAAGTGCATACCAAAATTGGACAGATGCCGAAGTCCTTGGGATAGCGGCGATGGGGATGATTGGTGATGTAAAAGTTGGTGGAAAAGGGAGTAAAGTAAAATCATCAAGAGGGTGTAATTGCTTTACCGCAGGTACGAAGGTTCAAACAGACGAAGGGGAGAAGAATATCGAAGACATTACAGTCGGAGATAAGGTTCTCTCGAAGAATGAAGAGACTGGGGAGGTCGGTTATAAAGAGGTTACGGCGACCTTCAATCACGAAACGGGAACGGATGAAATTTACAAAATCCATGTTGGCGACCAAGTGATTGAATCTACCTTTAACCATCCATTCTGGGTGGACGGTCAGGGATGGACGTTCGTCAAAGACCTTCAAGTCGGTGATTTGCTTGTCCAGAGCGATGGGAATAAACTCAAGATAGAGAGCATCGAACTGGAGCATGAGCAAGCTACTGTTTATAACATGACGGTGGATGAGTTCCATACCTATTTTGTTAGTGACCTTGGGATTTGGGTGCATAATACGAATTGTAGTTATAAAGACATAACAGTAGGGAAAAGTGTAAGAAATATTTCAACTGACGTTACGAGAACAGATTTCGAGAAGAGTCTTTTGAATGATGGTTGGAAAAAAGCAGTTAGTAAAGATGGTAAAGTTTCTATCTACTCTAAAGATGGAGCTAGATATACTGTTCGTGACACGTCGAATCAAGGGCAACAAACAGCAGAGTTTTGGGCTAAGGGAGCTTCGGAGGTCACTACTAAGGTTAGATTGGGGTCACCTAAATGA
- a CDS encoding Imm8 family immunity protein, with product MIIPVLKGIDFVRNPEEQTNFNVRATAYTSEVNDKGADCFHFQVVSPEYLAKFLSENNIFDGRATFIVSKFDLALLELEVNKILKDCIRPTWDEVGKAINRHLRWEYDNIQYMSSEEVQLRVDLD from the coding sequence GTGATAATACCTGTGCTTAAAGGTATTGATTTTGTTAGGAATCCAGAAGAGCAGACTAATTTTAATGTGAGAGCAACAGCTTATACTTCAGAAGTAAATGATAAGGGTGCGGACTGCTTTCATTTCCAAGTGGTTTCACCAGAATATCTAGCGAAATTTTTAAGTGAAAATAATATTTTTGATGGAAGGGCGACATTCATTGTTAGTAAATTTGACCTAGCTTTGTTGGAGCTAGAAGTAAATAAGATTTTAAAGGATTGTATCCGTCCTACTTGGGATGAAGTGGGGAAGGCTATTAACCGACATTTGAGATGGGAATACGATAACATTCAATACATGTCGAGTGAGGAGGTACAATTAAGGGTGGACCTAGATTAA
- a CDS encoding RHS repeat-associated core domain-containing protein yields MAEAEVEGGAAKITYAYVYDLSGQLWARQDKASGQLQYYQLNGHGDVVGLSDSSGKELNSYSYNIWGGPETVKETVSNVLRYAGEYWDDTTGLQYLRARWYDPGTARFMGEDTYQGEISDPQSLNWYAYVANNPLKYIDPSGHKVWLVHGTFSDPSTWDNSKTYIKKELFHEPIETPRWSGKNSDGARVEGAEKVANEIYNYHKAHPKEPIRIMGHSHGGNVSIMATNILAKRGVHVDTLITIATPIRGYRLETNVGQHINVYNYKDIVQINGGSIWVLGDAKRKYPGAENIEVKLSSYFIKHPIEAHSVMHSNPNILDKYVKPLLLQHNFSETRYKNLMENRATH; encoded by the coding sequence ATGGCAGAAGCTGAGGTCGAAGGTGGAGCGGCGAAGATCACCTACGCCTATGTGTATGACTTGTCCGGTCAACTGTGGGCCAGACAAGACAAGGCGAGCGGACAACTGCAATATTATCAGCTCAACGGTCACGGTGATGTTGTAGGCCTAAGTGATAGCTCGGGCAAGGAGCTGAACAGCTACAGCTACAACATTTGGGGCGGCCCGGAGACGGTGAAAGAGACCGTATCGAACGTGCTACGTTATGCTGGCGAGTATTGGGACGACACGACTGGACTCCAGTATTTGCGCGCACGTTGGTACGATCCGGGCACAGCCCGTTTTATGGGCGAGGATACGTATCAGGGGGAGATCAGCGATCCGCAGAGCTTGAACTGGTATGCGTATGTAGCCAATAATCCATTGAAGTACATTGATCCAAGTGGGCATAAAGTTTGGCTAGTTCATGGCACTTTTTCTGATCCAAGTACATGGGATAATAGTAAAACGTATATTAAAAAAGAGCTTTTTCATGAACCGATTGAAACTCCACGATGGAGCGGTAAGAATAGTGATGGAGCCCGAGTTGAAGGTGCAGAAAAAGTAGCGAATGAGATTTATAATTATCACAAGGCTCATCCAAAAGAACCTATACGAATCATGGGGCATAGTCACGGAGGTAATGTTTCCATCATGGCAACTAATATTTTGGCTAAACGTGGGGTGCATGTCGATACACTTATTACTATAGCGACCCCAATAAGGGGATATAGGTTGGAAACAAATGTGGGACAACATATAAATGTTTATAACTATAAAGATATTGTTCAAATTAATGGAGGTAGTATCTGGGTTTTAGGAGATGCAAAACGTAAATACCCTGGTGCTGAAAATATTGAGGTGAAATTATCATCGTATTTTATTAAACATCCAATAGAAGCCCATTCTGTAATGCACAGTAATCCTAATATACTGGATAAATATGTCAAACCTCTTTTGTTACAACATAATTTTTCTGAAACTAGGTATAAAAATTTGATGGAGAATAGAGCTACACATTAA
- a CDS encoding polymorphic toxin-type HINT domain-containing protein, with amino-acid sequence MRLLQTIVNKYYGGLVTEAAGPDFKTNYTYDLAGRRTSMTDGQGMTSYAYDPANGALTGLKYPDGTQITYEYNKQSRTGYVLTDGAGTSMHVQSKLDSLGQVTQMDVSSGAGTAGVQSLAGASAATGGSLDRMTFEYAPNGLLKSQASSRGLSTRFSYNGLDLSGVTVEQGGAALHQFGYERDGNKNIIGRTQNGTTDQFGYDPSNRMASEAAGEKNKTYGYDPNGNRSAEGSGKVFGMENASYGYDSVSRLTHVSGEGKEVGYSYNGDGLLYERTEGGKTTRYYYDEEAKLMAEAEVEGGAAKITYAYVYDLSGQLWARQDKASGQLQYYQLNGHGDVVGLSDSAGKELNSYSYDIWGGPKTVKETVPNVLRYAGEYWDDTTGLQYLRARWYDPGTARFMGEDTYQGEINEPLSLNGYTYVHNNPLTNSDPTGNWCTATVRGKYYSHPGYCSGSGKNADYISDSISINFGRSIYAAGVKQGTWYPKGATRITWDKSGISDAVMGCYYDVQCASFVSGSLVEGPAIAKVTKSKGAGAGKTAKDIISKCNCFTAGTEVQTDEGEKPIEDIEVGDRVLAKDDETGEMAYKEVEWLFQRDVKETYNITVGGEIITTTDEHPFWIVGKGWVKSKDLLVGDILTTSAGKELDIEKIEVKKEHATVYNFMVKDFHTYFVSNLGIWTHNSCGTGWIKHDTYNEIRNKFGKDAVDKFTDAMNKGLVSGQGANGIKLLSGDGVKVGGSFFKYEIKIKGKYGDWRVYGNYDAKLNRIIFNKFDKGKH; translated from the coding sequence TTGCGCTTACTTCAAACTATTGTAAATAAATATTATGGTGGGCTGGTTACGGAAGCGGCGGGACCAGATTTTAAAACAAATTATACCTATGACCTTGCGGGACGCCGAACCAGCATGACAGATGGGCAGGGAATGACCTCCTATGCCTATGATCCAGCAAATGGGGCGTTGACTGGACTGAAATACCCGGACGGCACGCAAATAACCTACGAGTACAACAAGCAGTCTCGCACAGGCTATGTGCTGACCGATGGTGCTGGTACGTCTATGCACGTTCAATCCAAGCTGGATAGTTTGGGCCAAGTGACTCAAATGGACGTTAGCAGTGGAGCCGGGACAGCGGGCGTACAGAGTCTGGCAGGAGCGAGTGCTGCTACGGGTGGTTCACTGGATCGTATGACATTTGAGTATGCACCGAATGGGTTGCTGAAAAGTCAGGCTTCAAGCCGAGGGCTAAGTACGCGATTCAGCTATAACGGACTGGATTTGTCCGGAGTTACGGTGGAGCAAGGCGGTGCGGCATTGCACCAATTTGGGTATGAGCGGGATGGGAATAAAAACATCATCGGACGTACACAAAACGGAACCACGGATCAATTTGGATATGACCCGTCCAACCGAATGGCCAGCGAAGCCGCAGGTGAGAAGAACAAGACCTACGGCTATGATCCGAATGGAAACCGAAGCGCCGAAGGCAGCGGCAAAGTGTTCGGCATGGAAAACGCCAGTTATGGCTATGATTCCGTCAGTCGTCTGACCCATGTGAGCGGTGAAGGCAAAGAGGTCGGATACAGCTATAACGGAGACGGGCTGCTGTACGAGCGTACGGAGGGTGGCAAAACGACCCGGTATTACTATGATGAAGAAGCGAAGCTGATGGCGGAAGCTGAGGTCGAAGGTGGAGCGGCGAAGATCACGTATGCTTATGTGTATGACTTGTCCGGTCAACTGTGGGCGAGACAGGACAAGGCCAGCGGACAGCTGCAATATTACCAACTGAACGGCCACGGGGATGTGGTGGGCCTGAGTGATAGTGCGGGCAAGGAGCTGAACAGCTACAGCTACGACATTTGGGGCGGCCCGAAGACGGTGAAAGAGACTGTTCCGAACGTGTTGCGCTATGCTGGTGAGTATTGGGACGACACGACTGGACTCCAGTATTTGCGAGCCCGCTGGTATGATCCGGGCACAGCGCGTTTTATGGGCGAGGATACGTATCAGGGAGAAATAAACGAGCCGTTAAGTTTGAATGGATATACGTATGTGCATAATAATCCGTTGACTAACAGTGATCCAACTGGGAATTGGTGTACAGCGACGGTTAGGGGGAAATATTATTCTCACCCTGGATATTGCAGTGGCTCAGGTAAAAATGCAGACTATATTTCAGATTCCATTTCCATTAATTTTGGTCGGTCTATCTACGCTGCAGGAGTAAAACAAGGGACATGGTATCCTAAAGGCGCGACTCGGATTACATGGGATAAATCAGGTATATCTGATGCTGTTATGGGTTGTTACTATGATGTACAGTGTGCAAGTTTTGTAAGTGGTTCCCTTGTAGAAGGACCTGCCATAGCTAAAGTGACTAAAAGTAAAGGTGCCGGTGCGGGCAAAACAGCAAAAGATATAATAAGTAAATGTAATTGCTTTACAGCGGGTACGGAGGTTCAAACAGATGAAGGGGAGAAACCGATTGAGGACATTGAGGTAGGTGATAGAGTCCTAGCCAAAGACGATGAGACAGGAGAAATGGCTTACAAGGAAGTTGAATGGCTCTTTCAACGTGATGTTAAGGAAACATATAATATTACTGTCGGCGGCGAAATCATAACGACTACTGACGAGCATCCGTTTTGGATTGTCGGCAAAGGTTGGGTCAAATCCAAAGACCTATTGGTGGGCGATATTCTTACAACCTCGGCTGGCAAGGAATTAGACATTGAGAAAATTGAGGTTAAGAAGGAACATGCTACTGTATACAATTTTATGGTAAAGGACTTCCATACGTACTTTGTATCGAATCTTGGAATTTGGACGCATAACAGTTGTGGTACTGGATGGATAAAACATGACACGTACAATGAAATTCGTAATAAGTTTGGTAAAGATGCAGTAGACAAGTTTACTGATGCTATGAATAAGGGGTTAGTTAGTGGACAAGGGGCAAATGGAATCAAACTCCTTTCAGGAGATGGGGTTAAGGTAGGAGGTTCTTTCTTTAAATATGAAATTAAAATAAAAGGTAAGTATGGAGATTGGAGGGTTTATGGTAACTATGACGCGAAATTAAATCGAATTATATTTAACAAATTTGACAAAGGAAAGCATTAG
- a CDS encoding RHS repeat domain-containing protein, with protein MRLLHVIVNKYYGGLVTEAAGPDFKTNYTYDRAGRRTSMTDGQGTTSYAYDPANGSLTGLKYPDGTKITYEYNKQSLAGASAAAGGSLDSMTFDYAPNGLLKGQSSSRGLSTRFSYNGLDLSGVTVEQDSTALHQFGYERDGNKNIIGRTQNGEDTCQGEIRDPQSLNWYACVANNPLGYVDPSGQEFMPTTKGGIFYTNQKNIIHCERVEIFGSE; from the coding sequence TTGCGCTTACTTCATGTTATTGTAAATAAATATTATGGTGGGCTGGTTACCGAAGCGGCGGGACCGGATTTTAAAACCAATTATACCTATGACCGTGCAGGACGCAGAACCAGCATGACAGATGGGCAGGGAACGACCTCGTATGCCTATGATCCAGCAAATGGGTCGTTGACCGGACTGAAATACCCGGACGGCACGAAAATAACCTACGAGTACAACAAGCAGAGTTTGGCAGGGGCGAGTGCTGCTGCGGGCGGATCACTGGATAGCATGACGTTTGATTATGCCCCTAACGGGCTGCTGAAAGGTCAGTCTTCAAGCAGAGGACTGAGTACGCGATTCAGCTATAACGGACTGGACTTGTCTGGGGTTACGGTGGAGCAAGACAGTACAGCGCTGCACCAATTTGGTTATGAGCGGGATGGGAATAAAAACATCATCGGACGTACGCAAAATGGCGAGGATACGTGTCAAGGTGAGATAAGAGATCCGCAAAGCTTAAACTGGTATGCATGCGTTGCGAATAATCCGTTGGGGTATGTTGACCCGAGCGGGCAAGAATTTATGCCTACGACTAAAGGCGGAATATTTTATACTAACCAGAAGAACATTATACATTGTGAAAGAGTAGAGATTTTTGGTTCAGAGTAA
- a CDS encoding polysaccharide deacetylase → MKFLNVKWMAVCLMAICCLGLLGIHTNTASAQAKTPLLGVNDVLLDSNTIQPVMENDKLYVPIVTLGQKMGISTSVSGRTLQLTGHNRSFTLDVTKGDVFERGGRTMVPIRTLADAFGFTITIPSSNVYRIQNANASLSDAQFLNKFAAEIKQYVAVKPGKSGNTGTKGNASPSSRTIYLSFDDGPTAHTSQLLDILDKYNAKATFFMLGPEIRQHSAVMKRMVEAGHGLGLHGMTHQVKKIYASPAAALAEMNQDNEILFQATGQRTSLIRTPYGSKPYLNKAFRDQLTGAGYHIWDWNVDSNDWRYTKNPEHFEQSVLRDIKRLKKQGRTPVVLMHDKPSTIKVLPQIMAALQKEGYSFEPLNGNLTPLNFWNDHR, encoded by the coding sequence ATGAAGTTTTTGAATGTAAAATGGATGGCTGTATGTTTGATGGCAATCTGTTGTTTGGGTCTGTTGGGCATACATACGAATACGGCAAGTGCGCAAGCGAAGACTCCTTTGCTGGGAGTCAATGATGTATTACTGGATTCTAATACGATTCAGCCGGTGATGGAAAATGACAAGTTGTATGTACCTATCGTTACATTAGGTCAAAAGATGGGGATTTCGACTTCGGTCAGCGGACGTACATTGCAGTTGACGGGACATAATCGCAGCTTTACGCTGGATGTGACCAAGGGTGATGTTTTTGAGCGCGGAGGACGTACGATGGTGCCGATTCGCACATTGGCGGATGCCTTCGGTTTTACCATCACGATACCTTCAAGCAATGTATACCGGATTCAGAATGCGAATGCAAGCTTGTCTGATGCACAATTTTTGAACAAATTTGCCGCAGAAATTAAACAGTATGTTGCTGTGAAGCCAGGAAAATCTGGCAATACAGGAACTAAGGGGAACGCTTCCCCATCAAGCCGTACGATTTATTTGAGCTTCGATGACGGTCCTACAGCCCATACTTCACAGTTGTTGGATATCTTGGATAAATATAATGCCAAGGCGACTTTCTTCATGTTGGGACCGGAAATTCGTCAACATAGTGCAGTTATGAAGAGAATGGTAGAGGCGGGTCATGGTTTGGGCTTGCACGGGATGACGCACCAGGTGAAGAAAATCTATGCTTCTCCGGCAGCGGCGCTTGCAGAAATGAATCAGGATAATGAGATTTTATTCCAGGCAACAGGGCAACGCACTTCTTTAATTCGTACGCCTTATGGCAGCAAACCTTATTTGAATAAAGCATTCCGTGATCAACTGACGGGTGCAGGCTATCATATTTGGGATTGGAATGTAGATTCCAACGATTGGCGTTATACCAAAAATCCAGAGCATTTTGAACAGAGCGTTCTGCGTGATATTAAAAGATTGAAGAAACAAGGCAGAACACCTGTCGTTCTTATGCATGATAAGCCATCTACGATCAAGGTGCTTCCACAGATCATGGCAGCTTTGCAGAAAGAAGGCTATTCGTTCGAGCCGTTAAATGGCAATTTGACTCCACTTAATTTTTGGAATGATCATCGTTAA
- a CDS encoding phage holin family protein, whose protein sequence is MNINPAMFSMFCATTGAIITFAFGGWNQLMVLFTVAMAVDYVTGVAAAIKTGQGLSSKAGFWGLTRKALMLMVISLAHHMDLLMGTEIMKGAATYFYLSNELISITENCSRMGLPLPPKLKNFFALLKDKESGGKDGGKDR, encoded by the coding sequence ATGAATATTAACCCGGCTATGTTTAGTATGTTTTGTGCTACCACAGGTGCCATTATAACATTTGCATTTGGCGGCTGGAATCAGTTGATGGTGCTGTTCACAGTTGCGATGGCTGTTGATTATGTGACAGGAGTTGCCGCAGCGATTAAGACTGGACAAGGCTTGAGCAGCAAAGCCGGTTTTTGGGGATTGACGAGAAAGGCTTTGATGCTGATGGTGATTTCTTTGGCACATCATATGGATCTCCTGATGGGCACCGAAATCATGAAAGGGGCGGCGACGTATTTTTATTTATCCAACGAATTAATCTCGATTACAGAAAACTGCTCACGCATGGGCTTGCCACTTCCACCAAAGCTCAAGAATTTTTTTGCTCTGCTGAAGGACAAGGAGTCTGGTGGGAAAGATGGTGGAAAAGATCGCTAG
- a CDS encoding Dabb family protein, whose product MIKHIVLFKLKDRSPESIEHTASILRSMNGKIKELLSLEIGTDVIRSERSYDISLTAVVETLEDLQTYQVHPVHQEIIVHMNEVKDVSIAVDYEI is encoded by the coding sequence ATGATTAAACATATTGTTTTGTTCAAATTGAAAGACCGCTCCCCTGAAAGCATTGAGCATACGGCATCCATTTTGCGCAGCATGAACGGTAAAATCAAAGAACTTCTGTCACTCGAAATAGGTACGGATGTGATTCGTTCGGAACGATCTTATGATATTTCCCTTACGGCTGTAGTCGAAACATTGGAGGACTTGCAAACGTATCAGGTACACCCTGTGCATCAGGAGATCATTGTACACATGAATGAAGTGAAGGATGTATCGATCGCAGTTGATTATGAAATTTGA
- a CDS encoding HepT-like ribonuclease domain-containing protein: MYYVNREQIELRLGAVTDIVAGLRRISAAWNGDLLQGLVQERCLHLAIETVTDVGSYIIDGFIMRDASSYEDIIGIIHEEGVLDDTVFNPLLELVALRKPLVQEYFHWDRTSLHPLTPELPELLERFASSVHDYLNKELGQQPEGV; the protein is encoded by the coding sequence TTGTATTATGTCAACCGGGAGCAAATTGAGCTTCGGCTAGGGGCCGTTACCGACATTGTTGCAGGACTCCGCCGCATATCGGCCGCTTGGAACGGAGATTTGTTGCAGGGGCTGGTGCAGGAGCGCTGCCTTCATCTGGCGATTGAAACGGTGACGGACGTAGGAAGCTATATCATTGACGGATTTATTATGCGCGATGCCAGCAGCTATGAGGATATTATTGGTATCATTCATGAAGAGGGTGTACTGGATGATACCGTGTTTAATCCGCTGCTGGAGCTGGTAGCTTTGCGGAAACCCTTGGTGCAGGAGTATTTCCATTGGGACCGGACGAGCCTTCATCCGCTTACACCTGAGCTGCCCGAGCTATTGGAGCGTTTTGCATCCAGTGTGCATGACTACTTAAATAAGGAATTGGGTCAGCAGCCCGAGGGAGTGTAA